Proteins from one Magnetococcales bacterium genomic window:
- the msbA gene encoding lipid A export permease/ATP-binding protein MsbA — MDNKEILRRFGKLVWPFRWYLIPAFFCMILIAGTNGAIAYFVQPILDNIFIERDKSMLTVLPFVILGIFAVRGAAYFVQNYYMDFVGLKVVRQLQVALYGHFLTLDIGYFAANTTGSFISRITYDANMLKSSASSVISNTFREGFSVIFLLGVLFYRDFNLALVSLLGLPIAGLLILRFGRRMRGLSKDRQELMEGVMSHLQETLSGLRIVKAFCMEPSERAGFRKVTKEVLHNSLRATFVRSLTHPSMDLVAGLAISGVVLYGGREVINGNTTAGAFFSFVTALLMAYTPIKRFSSLNNKIQEGMAAAKRVFEQLDVQPTIADAPNAVVLPRLSESIHFQKISFVYGADLEPVLDGIDLKVKAGEKVALVGSSGAGKTTLVHLVPRFYDVTDGAITIDGVDVRTATMKSLRSQIAMVTQEIILFNDTVRNNIAYGDPNRTLEEIREAARGANALDFIESFPDGFDTVIGDQGVKLSGGQRQRLSIARSLLKDAPILILDEATSALDTESEIAVQKALERLMQNRTTLVIAHRLSTIRNADRIIVLKGGKIVEEGSHSVLLEKDGEYARYHRLQFKTEEKD, encoded by the coding sequence CTGGACAACAAGGAAATTCTCAGACGTTTCGGCAAGTTGGTCTGGCCTTTTCGCTGGTATCTGATTCCGGCTTTTTTTTGCATGATTTTGATCGCCGGAACCAATGGCGCCATCGCCTATTTTGTGCAGCCGATTCTCGATAATATTTTTATCGAGCGGGATAAGAGCATGCTGACGGTGCTGCCCTTTGTGATTTTGGGTATTTTTGCGGTGCGGGGGGCAGCCTATTTTGTACAGAACTACTATATGGATTTTGTCGGGCTCAAGGTGGTCCGCCAGCTCCAGGTGGCCCTCTATGGCCATTTCCTGACCCTCGATATCGGCTATTTTGCGGCCAACACCACCGGCAGCTTTATCTCCCGCATCACCTATGACGCCAACATGCTGAAGAGTTCCGCCTCCTCGGTGATCTCCAACACCTTCCGGGAGGGGTTTTCAGTCATTTTTCTCCTGGGGGTGCTTTTCTATCGGGATTTTAATCTGGCGCTGGTCTCCTTGCTGGGGCTGCCCATCGCCGGATTGTTGATCCTGCGCTTTGGTCGGCGCATGCGGGGGTTGAGTAAGGACAGGCAGGAGCTGATGGAGGGGGTGATGAGCCACCTTCAGGAGACTCTTTCGGGATTGCGCATCGTCAAGGCCTTCTGCATGGAACCCTCGGAGCGGGCCGGTTTTCGCAAGGTGACCAAGGAGGTGCTGCACAACAGCCTCCGGGCCACCTTCGTGCGCTCCCTGACCCATCCTTCCATGGACCTGGTGGCGGGTTTGGCCATCAGCGGGGTGGTGCTCTATGGGGGGCGGGAGGTGATCAACGGCAACACCACGGCGGGGGCCTTTTTTTCGTTCGTCACCGCTCTCCTCATGGCCTACACCCCCATCAAGCGTTTTTCCAGTCTGAACAATAAAATCCAGGAGGGGATGGCAGCAGCCAAGCGGGTGTTCGAACAGCTGGATGTCCAACCCACCATCGCCGACGCCCCCAACGCCGTAGTGCTGCCCAGGCTTTCGGAATCGATCCATTTTCAAAAAATTTCCTTCGTCTATGGAGCCGATCTGGAGCCGGTGCTGGATGGTATCGATCTTAAAGTCAAAGCCGGGGAAAAGGTCGCCCTGGTGGGTTCCAGCGGTGCGGGTAAAACCACCCTGGTCCATCTGGTGCCGCGTTTTTATGATGTGACGGACGGGGCCATCACCATTGATGGCGTGGATGTGCGCACCGCCACCATGAAAAGCCTCCGCTCCCAGATTGCCATGGTGACCCAGGAGATCATTCTTTTTAACGATACCGTCCGCAACAACATCGCCTATGGGGATCCCAACCGTACCCTGGAGGAGATTCGGGAGGCGGCGCGGGGAGCCAATGCCCTCGATTTTATCGAATCGTTCCCCGATGGATTCGATACCGTGATCGGCGATCAGGGGGTGAAGCTTTCCGGGGGCCAGCGCCAGCGCCTCTCCATCGCCCGCTCTCTGCTCAAGGATGCCCCTATCCTGATCTTGGATGAGGCGACCAGTGCCCTGGATACCGAAAGCGAAATAGCGGTGCAAAAGGCCCTGGAGCGGCTGATGCAAAATCGCACCACCCTGGTGATCGCCCATCGCCTCTCCACCATCCGCAACGCCGACCGGATCATCGTGCTCAAGGGCGGTAAAATTGTGGAGGAGGGGAGCCACAGCGTCCTGTTGGAAAAAGATGGGGAGTATGCCCGTTACCATCGTTTGCAGTTTAAAACGGAGGAGAAGGATTGA